One segment of Polypterus senegalus isolate Bchr_013 chromosome 8, ASM1683550v1, whole genome shotgun sequence DNA contains the following:
- the arl1 gene encoding ADP-ribosylation factor-like protein 1 produces the protein MGGLFSSIFTSLFGTREMRILILGLDGAGKTTILYRLQVGEVVTTIPTIGFNVETVTYKNLKFQVWDLGGQTSIRPYWRCYYSNTDAVIYVVDSCDRDRMGISKSELVAMLEEEELKKAILVVFANKQDMEQAMTPTEVANSLGLPALKDRKWQIFKTSATKGTGLDEAMEWLVEALKSRQ, from the exons gaGGCTTATTCTCTAGCATCTTTACCAGTTTGTTTGGCACAAGAGAGATGAGAATCTTGATTCTTGGTCTTGATGGAGCAGGGAAGACTACCATACTTTACAGATTACAAGTGGGAGAAGTTGTTACTACCATACCAA caatTGGCTTCAATGTTGAAACTGTGACGTATAAAAACCTTAAATTCCAAGTATGGGACTTGGGAGGACAAACAAGTATAAG GCCATATTGGCGGTGTTATTATTCTAATACAGATGCAGTGATATATGTGGTAGACAGCTGTGACAGAGACAGAATGGGAATTTCCAAATCAGAACTTGTTGCAATGCTAGAG GAAGAAGAGCTGAAAAAGGCCATATTAGTGGTATTTGCAAACAAACAGGATATGGAACAAGCAATGACACCCACAGAAGTTGCAAATTCACTTGGTTTGCCAGCTCTTAAAGACAGAAAGTGGCAGATTTTCAAAACATCTGCAACAAAGGGCACTGGGCTAGATGAAGCAATGGAATG GTTGGTAGAAGCACTGAAGAGCCGACAGTAA